The sequence tataaaatatttgcttttttgtaatgtatggagttaaaaacacagacttggtctaaaTTGTTTCtaattgacttttcaagtaggaagccatgacaaaattgttttataaattaaaaaatccaaaatattacaaatactcATCCATTGGACACTTTACGTTATCAGATTGTATCACAAAATGTCATCTCATATGAGTGGAAAGTAACTTGATTCAAGTTGACTGTTTAAATCATCTGAAAACTTAAAAAGAAACCAACCTTTTAGATTCTCTACAAAGTCCCAGGCTGCTTTTTCTGCCAAAGTCTTACTTTTCTCATATGGTGTTAAATTGTCTGTATTTGGCCAATCTTTCTCAGAATACAAGTAATCGTTGTCTATATTAGCATCTAAATTCCctattgaaaacaacaaagttCGAGACATTTTTCTTCCAAAACTTtcttgaattaattaaaaacTTATATTGTAagatatgaaaacaaaaaatgtgcTGCTTAGCAGCTAAAGGATATATATACACCTATAAAACGATAaattggggtggggtgggggtgggtttGGTTAATAAATACAGATTTAGCTCCATGGTTGATACACTTGAAGTTATAACTAATATCTACAACTTTTCAggaatttttcttcatttttccaGGAGTATTTAGAtcttatttggtcattttcCAGAGTGTTCACCAGTGATTGAAATACGGTATTAGTCAATGTacctgatttttcataaatatttctCACCCATCTAATTGACCCACAGAAACAGTGATCATCCAAGAATCTTTTGAAATTCCAGGACATGATGAGTTTCAAAGAGTGTATATGCAATATTGCAATTTACGAAAGTGGTATGGCTTTAACTACACCGTggattattttttgtttgctaAAGAAAGCATTtagtcaaaatgttaaaaattggCTTTACACTAAAGTTTGTGACCCCCAAGAATATATTTTCAGTGTACACTGCTAAAGGTATTTGATTTATATACTTGGAACAATATGACTTCCTTACCAGTTACAGCAACAATAGAACTGGTAACCACAACCCTTTTTACACCCCCAACTTGTTGACAAGCTTTCAGTACACTGGTGGTCCCTTCAACAGCTGGTTTAATAAGTTCATTCTCATCTTTAGGTACAGATGCTGGAAATGGACTAGCTATATGAAGTACGTTGCTGCAGCCTTCAACAGCTCTGGTTACAAAGaaaagaacatttttaaaagaataGCTAAGTGTATTCTAAGGTTgatttaatattatttacagTATATAATGTACCAGCAGTGATTACTTGCAGCAGTGTGCATATAATATCTATCATCTTATAGAtgaagaatatattgttcatggtagtactagtatattgtactgtcccaTATTATAGATGTTTTGCATATGTGACATCAAATGAATTTAAAGGGTTTTGAAAACAGAATGCCatcaaattaacaaaaatatacGTTATAATGTAGATAGTATAAAAATAAGTGTGGTTGAATAAATAGCTGAttggatatgtacatgtacgtactaGAATATTCCGTGACATCGAAACATGTGCTGTTATTTGGAAACTTATGCAATCTGGTCTAAATCACACTATATATGCTAAAATAGAATAGATATTTGCTGTTgtcattctcacaagccagaaGATATTTATCGCTGTGAAGGAGCATCTGTTTAGTGCTGTCTTAACTAGTGTTTTACGATGATGgtcgttgtgggcgctcttttGTTAGGAATGAAAACAACCGTCCTTCATTCTTTCATGCTAATttactttgaaatatatatgaTTTTGATATGGGCAAGCTGCAGACCCAAATAACTCATATCATAAGTCATGTTACCCATGGTAACAAGGTCAAAGTTCGGAGGTTAAACAGTCAGCAATTGAGACCCAGCAATTGGTACCACTTTTATAAAGTTCAAAAATGAATGTGTGATCTTTGGACTAAACAATTCTGAAAATTGAGCTGCTCTAGTAGATTTGTAGCAAATTAAAATTTCTTCATAGTGTAGTACCAATGTCATCAGCTTATGACAAGATTACCAGGATTCAATTCTAACTGGTGTCCTTGTATCTCTTCTTTTGTCTTCCAGCATATTAATCTGTTTCTAAATATTAGAGGCATTGGGCCAATCCTAACATAGCACAAGTTATATACAATGAAGAAATCAAATATTGAGTTGTATGAATGCATTGATCCATGAATGCACTATACTTATGGTGCTGTTGATTTGTGGGTGGGTGAGAGAGGGGGAAATCGATAAATGgagaattaaaattaaattgcaattaaaaatgtcattttcactgTAGTTATTAAACACATTCCCACATTTCACACACATAATTCATGGTTCATTCTGCTTCTCTTTAATCACTTGATTTCTTTTTGTCATTAGTTTAACATATGGGACATCTTTTATATAATGGCTACTATCTGGTTGCTATGGTAAACAGTCATGTAGGAGACAATTTAGGACCATACAGTCATGTAGGAGACAATTTAGGACCATTATATCTTATCTACATAGACTGTGACCCAACATTGTGTCTGTCCATGCCACGTGCATTACAGataatactaaataaataaaatatgtttactttggtCTGCAACTTTTTGGAACAATTGctgaacacttttttttttgtgaattatgtttgatataaatgtattcaGATTAATCAGATATGGAGTATAGTTGAGCGTTTTGGTCATAATGGACTTTTTAAAAGTTGAATACCACTGCTGTTCAGGAAGTAAGTCACGTGTACTTATAATTAGTGAACCAGTAAATTGGTCTGAAGTGTGATCCTACTATTTAAAGTGCTGATGGCAGAGATTAGAAGATAAGtcaatacatgtaacacattcAATCTACTAGAGTTACCTATGATGTGGCTGTAATGTACAGGGATTTGAGGTtagttcgggggggggggggaactacTCCACAtatttgagtatacgtatatgtgccggCCTTTTGGGTGTGTTTTCTagccatttggtctaaaatggggtctgttttttgTTCGAACTGAAGAGTCAAAAATGGGGGTCCACTTTTCACTGAATTTTGCTTGGACTAAAATGTAGTCCGCTGTCCTTTACCATATCGTAaatgccattaattgccccaaaatgatgttgcctcctaaggaaaatgtattgaGGTCTAacctttcatcttttaaaaacctgtaatggtctaaaatggggtattgatttttggtcaaagtgggtctaaaatggggcctggggtttctAGCACTGGACACCCACCCCTACTAGAATTGGCCACTGGTACCACCCCTGTGGGTTTAGTATGACATTTCACTCATGGACACAGTGAGttttacacaaatacagacTCATTTCAACTCAATCACACTGAAAAGTCGTAAACATTGCTATTTTTATGCAATAGAAACAGGGGTCTGCTGAAAtgattacacatggacttgatgactGTTCACTTTCTTACTGATAAGCAACTCTATTAATGTAACTATCTGTTACAATTTAACACCTTATATACGCAATATCTAATAATTAGTAATATGGACATACTTCTGCCAGCTATCAGGTTCACTCAAGTCTGCTTCTACAAGTTCAAGTTTATGTTTAGAGTCAGGACATAGATTGTATAATGGCTGTACTTTCTTTTCATTCTTCAGACTTCGTACTGTTCCTCTAACACGATAACCAGCTCTCAACAACTGCTGTGTTACATGCGAAGCTATGAATCCAGAAGCACCAGTCACTAAAACcactgaaaaatacaaatttacaagACATAATTAATCAACATACTACATAATGATGAATCACATAGAGACATCGAAAACCTCTATTGTTTCTGAGTCGGATTCTCACACCCCACAATTTAGAACAGTTATAATAAAAGAAAAGGAAATTTTGTACCCATCTTGATCAAAATCTAAACCAAAGatgaattgttttgttttcgaTTCACTTCAATTTTATAACTTGCATCTTAGAAGTTTTAACTGCTTCAACTTTTATAAGATTTTTACTTCACTTTTCGTCTTTTGTAGTGTGTGTCTTTTAACTGTGCATTGTGGACTATTTTGtggattatttatttttgaaatataaatcaaGTATATCACTTTTATGTTTTacttttctgtatattttaagAGTAAATTATGCAGGAAATTGTGTCACCATAATTTCTCTTTTGAGAGATAATAAAGTTTCTTGTATCTTGTACCCAAGTTGATTTATCAAAATGTGCACACAAGTGGGATGGGTTACTTGGGATGTGGTAGGAGATAAAATCCATGACTTAGTGTTGAGAAATATTAAAAGGAAAAATAGTGAGTTGCTTTTGAAAACCAATGGTCTCATAGATATCAGTAAATTACCAAACTCGTTGCAGTTAAGTGAACAATTTCTGCATGAAATATTCATACAGGTTACTTAACAAAAAAGGACTTCAGTATTAAACAAGTCGTCTTGAACACTCAGTTGAAATACTTATATTCAAATTGTGTTACATTGAATTCAGGTAACGCCAACCGTTTCAAAATAAGTCTACTGCAttgattacccccccccccccacctccccaGCATAATGAAAGTATAACAACCAGTACCTCTATCTTGAACACTCTAACTAATATTTTAATTGCGATACACAGAAATCTAGTCAaactatttcatttcaaaacaagtGTACATTGAttgtccccccccccatgaaaaAATAACGATGCCCAGTACACCCGTCCCCCTCCAAAAAGAAAATTATACCGCATGTTCAACATAATTGCATCATTTGCAGTTCGTTGTTTGACTTTGATTACCATCTGTTCTTAGGATGTTCAAATTATTAATAAACGTTGGTATGGTAACTGGAATAGATGGATATATCATTTGCCATGGCCAGTCGCACATACCAATATTTCACGCATTATGAATACGCAATACCCTTCCTCAACTTTTTGCACGATATTAGACTAATTTTAATTATTAGTATTGACACACAGTGGACCGACCCCGATAGCCcctttaaccccccccccccagttaaATCTGAGCGCCTCCTTAAATTTAGCACAATAGAAATCTGAGAGCTAAACTGTAAGTTTTGATTCTCTATGATCCGTGTCATTTTAGAACACAAGAATTGAATAACTAACCTTTTCCACCAAGTCTGACGAGGCTGACTCTCATGGTGATCGAGGTTGCTGAAATCTCCAACAAACGTGTGATATTGAAATGCACGTACGTACGATAAAGACTGGTAGTTAAAGGTAGGTGTTATCTGTTTGTGGCCTCGGACGCTGGAACTGTATGTGTGTGGTACCGTTTTCAACCAAAACTCTGCTCTGGGACAAAAGTCCACACCTCCTACACATGTAGCTATGACTTGGAACCCGGAACGTTGCCAAACACTAATGTTCTCTCCGATTGGTGCTAGGTTGTCACACTGCGAAATGCGCCGTgaacatatatgtatgcattgCTGACGAGAAAGACGATGTTCCGGGGTATCCCTACACCAGCGCCCTCAGCTcctgacttcacaaccagcgtctggtcaggtcaggtcaggtcaggacAGGACAGTAGATGAGAGGACTATAAAATGCGTACATTGATAAATAAAGCGTAACCTGGCACGTAACTCTTATAGTCAATGTCAAATTATCATACTGGCTGCATTTCACAAAGTTCAACTTAAGTGCTACAGACTTTTGGTCACGTGATGAACAATGTTTAAAACCCCAGATGAAGATCTAGGTCACGATATCAAATACAATGCACAGTACTAATACTTTATCACCAAATATATATCACCGTGATATCACCAAAGAAAATCCATAGGCATACCTGTGTTAATAATTTCAACATTGTAAACTTCTTatagatttgaaatttattcaTTCAATAAATCAAGTTTTCgcaaaaaactaaaaacaaaacaaaacaaaacaaaacaaaacaaaacaaaacaaaacaaaacaaaacaaaacaaaacaaaacaaaacaaaaaataacattaaaaaataaaaggACATCTcaacatattttcaagttcCCGTGTACACTGTTTTGGTTCGTACGGTATATGTGCATCATATAATAGCGCCCTTTTCTAGAGAGTACTGTCGTGGACGGCTCCCTTCTATCGACCGGCATGACACTAAGTCGTCAAGACTTACGGGCACTTCTACGTTGATTCGCAGACGAGGTTGGTTGCATTCCACATTCCAATTTGGTGTACTATAACAGAATGACAGTATACTTCCATATCTGTGTCATACACTGATGCAAACTGCACATGACGTCATCGATTAAATGATAGTGTTTATGATTAATCAGTGATATTCTTAataaattgtttcatttcaatcaTTGGTAATGGTTATCAGCATCAACTCTTTTCATTGAATGTGCTATTCATCTGTTTTAGGAGGCCCTCTATACTTAGGCTTCTTTGGTACAGCTCCAGTTTCAATCAAACTATAACCCATGTCTACGAAGCTTTTGTCCATACTTATAGGTTGAATACCAAGGATATCTTTCATCtacatattaaaatgaaaagaaaatataacgTAACAATGGAAGTGGGTTCAGTAGAAACAAGCCCTTTATATCTtcaactgtgagggcgctgATGTTTCGTCTGTGCGTCCCTTGtcccttggggggggggggagtcgtTACATAGTTCAttcagtatttacatgtatgaagCACTATTGTGTCCAATCCAACTACAATAGttcataaaaatgtacatttttattgatTGGCTCAAAAAAATTCTCTTGACTGTCTTGCTTGATATTTGCTAATTTTACATCTTATCGTCTCATACAATGAAAACTAAAgtaaaattatttatattaattCCATTGACATGCTTGAAAAAAGTCTTCAAATCattctaatacatgtacatttgcttAGATAAGTAGAGTTCAAAGAGAGATGTTGCAACAACCTTTATTTGTGGGGTCTTTGTTACGCAGGTAATCTTACGAGCATCTATCACCATCCATACAAACTAAGACCACTTCACCTCTGCAGTGATTTTAAACAAAGCTTTCTTTCAAAATGTTCGTTACATGCATCAAAGTAAAAAGGATAGAACTTGAACTTACACGTGTGTTATCAAGGGTTGCAACCTTGCCAATAGATGGTAGCATGTATTTGACGGTACCGTCGAACAGTGCAGCTATCCTAAGAGCAAACTTTGGAGCCAGAGATGTAGGAATATCATATCCTGAACAAGGTGATGGAgataaagataaaatgaaataggatatagataaaatgaaatgaagtaaaAAGAAGTAAATCGTATCACCAGAGGTCCCACcaccctctgtctgtctgtctgtctgtctgtctgtctgtctgtctgtctgtctgtctgtctgtctgtctgactgtctgtctgtctgtctgtctctctctctctctctctctctctctctctctctctctctctctctctctctctctctctctctctctctctctctctctctctctctccgagTATGTGTGTCAGTCTGGAAAATAAGAACggatttattattatattatttatcataTGCTTACCTTGTGGTTGAAATTCTTTCTGTAGAGCAAGGGCCATCTCCTTAAACCACATGTTGCCAGCGGCTAAGACATGTCTGTGACCTTGATGAAAGCAAATTTCGTGCATTTAAAGATCcttgaatatataatttattcctaaatgaatatgttattataaacattgttttattttctttataaatGTCTCAAAGTATAGACCAATCGACGCAATTTGTTTAGTTTCTGATGTCAAAAAGCTGATCGTATTGCTCCCTCTCGAGGCCACATTCCGTTGAGTTGAATAAAAGCGTATGTACATGTGGCTAGCATTTGCTATGAACCAAGTTCTTACGCAGCGATACCGTAAAAAAGTCGACCTCCAGAACTTCCGAGTCAGAGTGTATTACCTATGCGTAGGAACttgactttatttttttaaatacaaaatataattcaaaTGTTTATCATTTCATAGAATTATAATCGACCATATAAGTATGAAAAGTTATTTGCTTCAGGAACTACCCTTGAAATAAAATGACCCCTCCCCTCCATTGGTTGTGTTATTGAAAGCACAAACTGTTTTGTTTACTATTATAATAATCAATAAAACGCTTAAAACCTTACCAACAGCTTCAGGAATTGACATAGCTCTAATATGAGCTGCAGCTACATCACGTACGTCAACAACTGGGTAATTCACTTCAGGTACTGCTGGCATTTCTCTGTTCAACAGTCTCCTCGGTATTTCTGACGACGTACAACTTGTACCACTTAAAACTGGTCCAACAACATAACCTGGATTGAGTGCGACCAACTCAAACTTCTCATCATCTGtaaaacaattcaaaaactTGAGATATAGCATAAGTACTTATTTCTTTACATGGAAAATAAGAACAGTACAAAAGGTTACACGAGAGACAACAAACAGGACAAAAACATTTACCAAACAGAAAAGTGTACTTTATTACCAGAAAAGAAAGGAACATATCAATTAGTAGTTCAGAACAATAGCACTTTTTTTTGAGCCTGACTTTAAATTTACATTCAAGAAAACAGTACTTATTTAAAATGGACAAATtactattttgtattttaaataataaGGAAATTATACCTTTTTATTTAAATGGAAAGTTGTAATTGGTCggtcaatatataattatgtgacaTATTCTAATATATTCACTCTACTTTAGTATATtagtgtttgttttgaaaagtactgGTCAAATCTCTCGAGCACCCATATCTTTTTCTCTAAACGTTTCC comes from Glandiceps talaboti chromosome 11, keGlaTala1.1, whole genome shotgun sequence and encodes:
- the LOC144442779 gene encoding uncharacterized protein LOC144442779, which gives rise to MRVSLVRLGGKVVLVTGASGFIASHVTQQLLRAGYRVRGTVRSLKNEKKVQPLYNLCPDSKHKLELVEADLSEPDSWQKAVEGCSNVLHIASPFPASVPKDENELIKPAVEGTTSVLKACQQVGGVKRVVVTSSIVAVTGNLDANIDNDYLYSEKDWPNTDNLTPYEKSKTLAEKAAWDFVENLKDDEKFELVTVQPGLATGPVLSGTSCTSMELPRRLLNREMPAIPDISYPIVDVRDAAAAHIKAMIVPEAAGHRHALTAGNMWIKDMALVLQKEFKSQGYNVPTFVAPKFGLQIYALFDGTIKYILPGLGKISRFDNTRMKDILGIQPVSMEKSFVDMGYSLIELGVVPKKSKYRGPPKTE